The following coding sequences lie in one Meles meles chromosome X, mMelMel3.1 paternal haplotype, whole genome shotgun sequence genomic window:
- the LOC123935224 gene encoding glycine receptor subunit alpha-4: MTTLVPATLSFLLLWTLPGQVLLRVALAKEEVKSGTKGPQPMSPSDFLDKLMGRTSGYDARIRPNFKGPPVNVTCNIFINSFGSVTEITMDYQVNVFLRQQWNDPRLAYQEYPDDSLDLDPSMLDSIWKPDLFFANEKGANFHEVTTDNKLLRIFKNGNVLYSIRLTLILSCPMDLKNFPMDIQTCTMQLESFGYTMNDLVFEWLEDAPAVQVAEGLTLPQFILRDEKDLGYCTKHYNTGKFTCIEVKFHLERQMGYYLIQMYIPSLLIVILSWVSFWINMDAAPARVGLGITTVLTMTTQSSGSRASLPKVSYVKAIDIWMAVCLLFVFAALLEYAAVNFVSRQHKEFIQLRKRQRCQHMEKDIIQESRFYFRGYDLGHCLQARDGGPGESSGIYNPQPPAPFLREEETMRKLYVDQAKRIDTISRVVFPFTFLIFNIFYWVVYKLLWSEDIHQAL; the protein is encoded by the exons ATGACAACTCTTGTTCCTGCaaccctctccttccttctcctctggaCCCTGCCAGGGCAGGTCCTCCTCAG AGTGGCCTTGGCAAAAGAGGAAGTCAAATCTGGGACCAAGGGACCTCAGCCCATGTCCCCCTCTGATTTTCTGGACAAGCTTATGGGGCGAACATCTGGATATGATGCTAGAATTCGACCCAATTTTAAAG GCCCACCTGTGAACGTGACTTGCAACATCTTCATCAACAGTTTTGGCTCTGTCACTGAGATTACTATG GACTATCAGGTGAATGTCTTCTTGCGGCAACAGTGGAATGACCCGCGCCTAGCCTACCAAGAATATCCTGATGACTCTTTGGACCTTGATCCCTCTATGCTGGATTCTATCTGGAAGCCAGACCTATTCTTTGCCAATGAGAAAGGGGCCAATTTCCATGAGGTGACCACAGACAATAAGTTGCTGCGCATCTTCAAGAATGGGAATGTGCTCTACAGCATCAG GCTGACCCTCATTTTGTCTTGCCCAATGGACCTCAAGAACTTCCCCATGGACATCCAGACATGCACCATGCAGCTGGAGAGCT TTGGCTACACCATGAATGACCTCGTGTTTGAGTGGCTGGAAGATGCTCCTGCTGTCCAAGTGGCTGAGGGGCTGACTCTGCCCCAGTTTATCTTGCGAGATGAGAAGGATCTAGGCTACTGTACCAAGCACTACAACACAG GAAAATTCACCTGCATCGAGGTAAAGTTTCACCTGGAGCGGCAGATGGGCTATTATCTGATTCAGATGTACATCCCCAGCTTACTCATCGTCATCCTGTCCTGGGTCTCCTTCTGGATCAACATGGATGCCGCCCCTGCCCGTGTGGGCCTAGGCATCACCACTGTGCTCACCATGACAACTCAGAGCTCTGGTTCCCGGGCCTCTTTGCCTAAG GTATCCTATGTGAAGGCAATTGACATCTGGATGGCTGTGTGCCTGCTCTTTGTGTTCGCTGCACTACTGGAGTATGCTGCTGTCAATTTTGTATCTCGTCAGCATAAGGAATTCATACAACTCCGAAAAAGGCAGAGGTGCCAACACATG GAGAAAGATATCATCCAAGAAAGTCGCTTCTATTTCCGTGGCTATGACCTGGGCCACTGTTTGCAGGCAAGGGATGGAGGTCCAGGGGAAAGTTCTGGCATTTATAACCCCCAACCTCCAGCCCCTTTTCTAAGGGAAGAAGAAACCATGCGGAAACTCTATGTGGACCAGGCCAAGAGGATTGACACCATCTCTCGGGTTGTCTTCCCCTTCACTTTTCTCATCTTCAACATCTTCTACTGGGTTGTCTATAAATTGCTATGGTCAGAAGATATTCACCAGGCACTGTGA